A region of the Brachybacterium sacelli genome:
GGCAACACCGTCGGTTACGCCCTGACCAGCTACATGCCCACCTTCCTCGGCGCCCAACTGGGCATGAACGAGATGATGGCTGCGGTAGCCACCATCCCTGCGATGGTCGCCGTCGCGCTCAGCCTGCCCCTCATCGGTCGGCTCTCCGACCGGATCGGCCGCAAGCGGGTGCTGTACCTCGCGATCGTCAGCACTCTCGTGCTCACGATCCCCGCCTTCGAGATGATGCTGACGGGCCACTTCTGGGTCATCCAGCTCGCGAGCTTCCTCATCGCCGTCCCCGCGGCGCTGTACCTGGCGATGTTCGCCTCGACCCTGCCGGCGATGTTCCCCACCGCAGTGCGCTTTGCGGCGATGGGCCTCGCCTTCAACGTCGCGGTCTCGGCCTTCGGTGGCACCACGCCCCTGGTCTCGCAGGCGCTGATCGACGCCACCGGGAACGAGCTGATGCCGGCCTTCTGGATCATGCTCTTCTCCGTGATCTGCGCGGTCGCACTGCTGGGCCTCAAGGAGACGGCGCGGACGCCGCTGCTGGGCTCGTTCCCGACCGTCGAGGACGAGCAGGAGGCCGCGGCGCTGGTCGCGGGCCAGGAGGAGAACCCGCACCTCGACCTCGACGCCATGCCGCTCCAGGAGGAGTACCTGCGCATCGCGGTCGACGCCGCAGGTGATCCCGTCGACGGAGTGGAGCCCGTGCGTGTCACGGAGCTCTCCGACGCCGATCGTGCCCTGCTCGACTCCCCCCGGACCCCGCGCACGGACGAGGACACCGAGCAGGGGCCGGGGGAGCGGCGGAGCACCCGGGCCCCGGAGTGAGCGAGCGGGCGGGTCCCGCGGAGAACGACCGGACGAGCGACGGACGAGAAGCCGGACGAGCCGCGGGAGAGCAAGCACACACCAGGTCGGCGGCTCGTACGGGGTGACAGTGCAGGTGCCGACCGCGTAGTCTTGAGCGGTTGCCGGACATCTGTCCCCATGCACCTCCGCGGTGCGTGCGAGCAGGAGTCCGCGACAGGATCCGGTACCACCAGATCCGTCCTCGCCGGAGACCGTGCACGAGAAGCGAACGCCTCGCGTTCCACACGCTAGTGCATGAGTCCGGCAGAGGGATTTTTGGTGCCCGGGGCCCGTCGGCGGTGACGCTCACGGTCGCAGTGGTGACCAGGGGTGATGCGGCGCACCATGCAGTGTCCATATTCCGTTCCGCAAGGCTCGGCCGGCTCGCTCCCGCGGGCGGGAAGAGAACCGGTGAGACGATAGGAGAACGAGTGATTCAGCAGGAGTCGCGACTGAAGGTCGCCGACAACACGGGTGCCAAGGAGATTCTCTGCATCCGTGTTCTCGGTGGCTCCGGTCGCCGTTACGCCAGCATCGGCGACACCATCGTGGCGACCGTGAAGGACGCCATCCCCGGTGGCAACGTCAAGAAGGGCGACGTCATCAAGGCTGTCGTCGTCCGCACGTCCAAGGAGCGTCGGCGTCCCGACGGCTCCTACATCCGCTTCGACGAGAACGCGGCGGTGATCCTCAAGGCCGACGGCGAGCCGCGCGGAACGCGCATCTTCGGCCCCGTCGGTCGCGAGCTGCGCGACAAGCGCTTCATGAAGATCATCTCGCTGGCACCGGAGGTGCTGTGACATGGCAAAGATGAAGATCAAGAAGGGCGACCTCGTCCAGGTCATCACCGGTCGCACGAGCGACAGCGACAAGGCCGCCCAGCGCGGCCTCGAGGCCGGCGACAAGGGTAAGCAGGGCCGCGTCCTGCAGGTGTTCCCCGACACGCAGCGCGTGCTCGTCGAGGGCATCAACCGGCGCACCCACCACCTCAAGCCGACCCAGGCCGGCGGTGCGGGCGGCATCGAGCAGCGCGAGGCCCCGCTCCACGTCTCCAACGTGGCCCTGGTCGACCCGGAGGACAACAAGCCGACCAAGGTCGGTTTCCGCGTCGAGACCCTCGAGCTCGACAGCGGCCGCTCCAAGCAGGTGCGCGTCCGCTTCGCAAAGCGCTCCGGGAAGGACATCTGAGATGAGCGAGACCGTCACCCAGGCGCCCACCCCGCGTCTGAAGACCCAGTACAACGAGACCATCAAGGCGCAGCTGACCGAGCAGTTCGGTTACGAGAACGTCATGCTGGTGCCCGGCCTGACCAAGATCGTCGTGAACATGGGCGTCGGCGACGCCGCACGCGATTCCAAGGTCATCGACGGCGCCATCCGCGATCTCGCCGACATCACCGGCCAGAAGCCCCAGGTCACCAAGGCCCGCAAGTCCATCGCGCAGTTCAAGCTGCGTGAGGGCATGCCGATCGGTGCGCACGTCACCCTGCGCAACGCTCGCATGTGGGAGTTCCTGGACCGGATGCTGTCGACCGCGCTGCCGCGCATCCGCGACTTCCGCGGACTGTCGCCGAAGCACTTCGACGGCAACGGCAACTACACCTTCGGTCTCACGGAGCAGGTCATGTTCCACGAGATCGACCAGGACAAGATCGACCGGGTCCGCGGTATGGACATCACGGTCGTGACCACTGCGAAGACCGACGACGAGGGACGCGCGCTGCTCAAGCTGCTCGGCTTCCCCTTCAAGGAGAACTGATATGGCCAAGACAGCCCTGATCAAGAAGTCGGAGCGCAAGCCGAAGTTCGCCGTGCGCGCCTACACCCGGTGCCAGCGCTGCGGCCGTCCGCACTCCGTGTACCGCAAGTTCGGGCTCTGCCGAGTCTGCCTTCGCGAGATGGCTCACCGCGGTGAGCTCCCCGGCGTGACCAAGAGCAGCTGGTAAGGACTACCGCCAGAGGTCCCGGGGCACAGCAATGATGTCGCGGGAAACCAGGTGAGGAAGAAGCAACAGACATGACCATGACCGACCCGATCGCGGACATGCTCACGCGGATCCGGAACGCCTCAGGCGCGTTCCACGAAACCGCGTCCATGCCGTACTCGAAGTTGAAGGCCCGCATCGCGGACATCCTGAAGGCGGAGGGCTACATCCTCGGCTGGCGCGAGGAAGAGGCCGAGGTGGGCAGCAAGCTCGTCCTCGAGCTCAAGTACTCCGACAGCCGTGAGCGCGCCATCTCCGGCATCCGGCGCATCTCGAAGCCCGGCCTGCGTGTGTACGCGAAGTCCACCAATCTGCCCAAGGTCCTCGGCGGACTGGGCGTGGCGATCCTGTCCACGTCCTCCGGCCTCCTGACCGACAAGCAGGCTGCCCAGAAGGGTGTGGGTGGGGAAGTCCTCGCCTACATCTGGTAACCGGGGGAGGAGAACTACTATGTCCCGCATCGGATTCCGACCGGTCCCCGTGCCGGCAGCCGTTTCAGACGTCACCATCGATGGCAACATCGTGACGGTGACCGGACCCAAGGGCGTGCTCTCGCACGAGGTGCCGGCGCCCCTGACCATCGAGCGCAACGACGACGGCGCGATCGTCGTCCGCCGCCCCGACGACGAGCAGGACAACCGTGCGCTGCACGGGCTGACCCGCACGCTCGTCAACAACATCGTCCTCGGTGTCACCGAGGGCTACGAGAAGAAGCTGGAGATCGTGGGCACGGGCTACCGTGTGACCGCGAAGGGCACCGACCTCGAGTTCGCACTCGGCTTCTCCCACCCCGTCACGGTGAAGTCCCCCGAGGGCGTCACCCTGAACGTCGAGTCCCCGAGCAAGTTCTCGGTCAGCGGCATCGACAAGCAGCGGGTGGGTCAGGTCGCCGCGAAGATCCGTGGCATCCGTCCTCCCGAGCCCTACAAGGGCAAGGGCGTGCGGTACGCGGACGAGACCGTGGTGCGCAAGGCCGGAAAGGCTGGTAAGTGATCATGGGTTACGCACTCAAGCACACCAAGGGCAACCGCGGCAGCAAGCTGCGCTCGCGCGGCCGTCGTCACCTGCGTGTCCGCCGTCGGGTCATCGGCACCGCCGTGCGCCCGCGTCTGGTGGTCACCCGCTCGTCGCGCCACGTCTTCGTCCAGATCGTCGACGACTCGCTGGGCAAGACCATCGCGTCGGCGTCGACCATGGAGGCCGACCTGCGCGGCGCCGAGGCGCCCAAGGCGGACAAGGCCCGCACCGTCGGCACCCTGGTCGCCGAGCGCGCCCAGGCCGCCGGGATCGACTCCGTCGTGTTCGACCGCGGCGGCAACAAGTACCACGGCCGCGTGGCCGCCGTCGCGGACGGCGCTCGCGAAGCCGGCCTGGCGCTGTGATCGCCCCCCGGACACAGGACGAGAAGAGGATCTGAATATGGCTGCACAGCAGCGAAGCAACGGTCCCGCGGCCTCCGGCCGGCGGGACGAGAAGTCCACCACCAGCAACGAGCGCGGCGGGCGCCAGGGCGGCGACCGCGGTGGCCGTCAGGGCCGCGGCCGCGGTCAGGACGCCGAGAAGTCGGCCTTCCTCGAGCGCGTCGTCAGCATCAACCGCGTCTCGAAGGTCGTCAAGGGCGGCCGTCGGTTCTCCTTCACCGCCCTCGTGGTGGTGGGTGACGGCGACGGCACCGTCGGCGTCGGCTACGGCAAGGCCAAGGAGGTCCCTGCGGCGATCTCCAAGGGTGTCGAGGAGGCGAAGAAGAACTTCTTCCGCGTCCCCCGCATCCAGGGCACCGTCGTGCACCAGGTCCAGGGCGAGGATGCGGCAGGCGTCGTCCTGCTGCGTCCGGCCGCGCCGGGCACCGGTGTGATCGCCGGCGGTCCGGTCCGCGCCGTGCTCGAGTGCGCCGGAGTGCACGACGTGCTCTCCAAGTCGCTCGGGTCGACCAACCAGATCAACATCGTGCGGGCCACCGTCGATGCGCTCAAGCGGCTCGAGGAGCCGGAGGCCGTGGCCGCGCGCCGTGGTCTCGCGGTCGAGGACGTCGCCCCGGCGGCGCTCCTGCGGGCCCAGGCCGAGGGCCGTGCCGCGGCTCGCGCCGAGAAGGTGGGTGCCTGATGCAGATCAAGGTCACCCAGGTCCGTTCCGACATCGGCGGCAACCAGAGCCAGCGAGCCACCCTGCGCGGCCTCGGCCTCAAGCGCATCGGTGACACGGTGGTGAAGGATGACCGCCCCGAGATCCGCGGCATGATCCGCGCCGTCACCCACCTGGTGACGGTCGAAGAGGTGGACTGAATCTCATGAACACTGAAGACCAGAATCCCCTGAAGCTTCACGACCTGCGCCCCGCGCCGGGTTCGAAGACCGCACGCACCCGCGTCGGTCGCGGTGAGGCCTCCAAGGGCAAGACCGCCGGTCGCGGCACCAAGGGCACGAAGGCCCGTTACCAGGTGCCCGTCGGCTTCGAGGGCGGCCAGATGCCGATGCACATGCGTCTGCCCAAGCTGCGCGGCTTCACCAACCCGTTCCGCGTCGAGTACCAGGTCGTGAACCTGGCGACCCTGGAGGAGCTGTTCCCCGAGGGCGGCACCGTCACGGTCGAGGATCTCGTCTCCAAGGGCGCCGTGCGCAAGAACCAGCCCGTCAAGGTGCTGGGGACCGGTGAGGTGAGCGTCAAGCTCGACGTCACCGCACAGAAGTTCTCCGCCTCGGCGGAGCAGAAGATCGCGGCGGCTGGCGGGTCCGTCACCACCGCGTGAGTCG
Encoded here:
- the rplN gene encoding 50S ribosomal protein L14 codes for the protein MIQQESRLKVADNTGAKEILCIRVLGGSGRRYASIGDTIVATVKDAIPGGNVKKGDVIKAVVVRTSKERRRPDGSYIRFDENAAVILKADGEPRGTRIFGPVGRELRDKRFMKIISLAPEVL
- the rplX gene encoding 50S ribosomal protein L24, with product MAKMKIKKGDLVQVITGRTSDSDKAAQRGLEAGDKGKQGRVLQVFPDTQRVLVEGINRRTHHLKPTQAGGAGGIEQREAPLHVSNVALVDPEDNKPTKVGFRVETLELDSGRSKQVRVRFAKRSGKDI
- the rplE gene encoding 50S ribosomal protein L5, with translation MSETVTQAPTPRLKTQYNETIKAQLTEQFGYENVMLVPGLTKIVVNMGVGDAARDSKVIDGAIRDLADITGQKPQVTKARKSIAQFKLREGMPIGAHVTLRNARMWEFLDRMLSTALPRIRDFRGLSPKHFDGNGNYTFGLTEQVMFHEIDQDKIDRVRGMDITVVTTAKTDDEGRALLKLLGFPFKEN
- a CDS encoding type Z 30S ribosomal protein S14, whose translation is MAKTALIKKSERKPKFAVRAYTRCQRCGRPHSVYRKFGLCRVCLREMAHRGELPGVTKSSW
- the rpsH gene encoding 30S ribosomal protein S8 gives rise to the protein MTMTDPIADMLTRIRNASGAFHETASMPYSKLKARIADILKAEGYILGWREEEAEVGSKLVLELKYSDSRERAISGIRRISKPGLRVYAKSTNLPKVLGGLGVAILSTSSGLLTDKQAAQKGVGGEVLAYIW
- the rplF gene encoding 50S ribosomal protein L6 encodes the protein MSRIGFRPVPVPAAVSDVTIDGNIVTVTGPKGVLSHEVPAPLTIERNDDGAIVVRRPDDEQDNRALHGLTRTLVNNIVLGVTEGYEKKLEIVGTGYRVTAKGTDLEFALGFSHPVTVKSPEGVTLNVESPSKFSVSGIDKQRVGQVAAKIRGIRPPEPYKGKGVRYADETVVRKAGKAGK
- the rplR gene encoding 50S ribosomal protein L18: MGYALKHTKGNRGSKLRSRGRRHLRVRRRVIGTAVRPRLVVTRSSRHVFVQIVDDSLGKTIASASTMEADLRGAEAPKADKARTVGTLVAERAQAAGIDSVVFDRGGNKYHGRVAAVADGAREAGLAL
- the rpsE gene encoding 30S ribosomal protein S5 encodes the protein MAAQQRSNGPAASGRRDEKSTTSNERGGRQGGDRGGRQGRGRGQDAEKSAFLERVVSINRVSKVVKGGRRFSFTALVVVGDGDGTVGVGYGKAKEVPAAISKGVEEAKKNFFRVPRIQGTVVHQVQGEDAAGVVLLRPAAPGTGVIAGGPVRAVLECAGVHDVLSKSLGSTNQINIVRATVDALKRLEEPEAVAARRGLAVEDVAPAALLRAQAEGRAAARAEKVGA
- the rpmD gene encoding 50S ribosomal protein L30, with amino-acid sequence MMQIKVTQVRSDIGGNQSQRATLRGLGLKRIGDTVVKDDRPEIRGMIRAVTHLVTVEEVD
- the rplO gene encoding 50S ribosomal protein L15, coding for MNTEDQNPLKLHDLRPAPGSKTARTRVGRGEASKGKTAGRGTKGTKARYQVPVGFEGGQMPMHMRLPKLRGFTNPFRVEYQVVNLATLEELFPEGGTVTVEDLVSKGAVRKNQPVKVLGTGEVSVKLDVTAQKFSASAEQKIAAAGGSVTTA